TATATTAGTCGCAAGAGCTTATAACTCAGATATGCAAATGCTTTATGCAGAAAATGTTGAAAAGTTAATTAAAGAGGGGCTAAATATAAAATTAGTAATTGTAGATTCATTAACATCAACATTTAGAACTGAATATACAGGGAGAGGTAAATTAGCAGAGAGACAACAAAAATTAGGTAGGCATATGGCTACACTCAATAAATTGGCAGATTTATACAACTGTGTTGTTATAGTAACTAACCAAGTATCTGCCAGACCTGATGCAATATTTGGACCTTCAGAGCAGGCAATTGGAGGACATATAGTAGGACATGCAGCAACATTTAGAATATTCTTAAGAAAAGCAAAAGGAGATAAAAGAGTTGCTAAACTCTATGATTCTCCACACTTACCAGATGCTGAAGCAATGTTTAGAATAACTGAAAAAGGGATTCACGATTAATTTAAAAATATAATTAATTTATGATTCTTTTTTCATTAATTTCATAACTTCCTTTAAAAATGTCTCTTGACCAACTCTTTTCATGACTGCAGCTAATCTTTCTCTCTGTGGTTTTATAGCATACTTGTTATAAACAACTAATACTTTATCTATTAAATTAATTATTTCATCAACACTGTTCATCTTCATGCTGATTCCTTCAACAACTTCTCTTCCAGTTTTACCACCAACATAGACCATAAATCCCTCTTCTTTAACATCTCTTGCCTCATTTGGACATGCTTTTATACACTTTCCACAACCAATACATACATTGTAGTTAGTATAGGAAGTTTCTCCTCTTATATAAATTGCTTCAACTTTACAAACTTCAAAGCATCTTCCACAACCGTTACATTTTTTCTCATCAACAGCAGGGAATTTAACTCCTGCTATACCAATATCATGTACTTGTGGTCTTACACATCCATTTGGACAGCCACTAATTGCAATCTTAAATTTGTATGGAGCGGGTCTTTCTTTGAATTTATCTTCAATGATTTTACATAGTTCAAATGTATCTACTAAACCACTACTACAGTTTCCTCCTCCCGGACATGCCAATGTAGCTCTAACTAATGGTCCTTCTGAACCAGTTATAAATCCTTTATTTGTTAGATCTAAAACAGCATCTTCAACATCAAATCCACTAATGCCGTGAAGTTCATAAGCACTTCTATCAGTAATCTTTATTTTAGCATTGTATTTTTCAGCAATGTTTAATACTTCTCTTATTTCATCAATAGAATACCATCCTCCTGGCTTAGCCCTAATTCTTATAAAGTAAGTTCCATCAGATCTCTTTCCAATTCCACCATAATCAGATGTCCAGTAGAATGAGATATATTCATTATTCTCTCTCCTTCTTTCAACTTCTTTTTTAAATCTCTTTAATTTTAACTTTCCTAATTTTTCAATTTCTTCTAAGTTAACCCCTTCTTTTAATTCAACTGCATTTTTAATTTCCTCCCCTTTCTTAGTCCTTATTATAACTGTTGAATAACCATCAGGACTTCCAACACAACCTACTGAAACATCTGCCAGTTCAGCATCAAAATCTCTACATATTTTACAGCCAGGACATATTTCAAACTCTTTTAAGTCAATTTCTTTCTTCTCTCCATCTATATAAATAAATAATTTTCCTTTTTTAATGTCAAATTTTTCAACTTTCTCAATCTCAATATTATGCTTTGCTAAAACTTCTTTCATGTTGTTATATTCAAATTTCTCAGTACAGAATAATCCTATGAGATATTCAATTTTTGGTAATTTTACAGGTTTTCCATTTCTTCCAAGTTCTCCATCATATTTGGCTAAGTAAGGGAAGTATTGTAATTTTCTTAAACCATTAATTTGGCAAGGTAATCCAACGACTGCTACTCTTTCTAATCCCATTTCTCCAGCCTTTCTTAATGCATCTAAGGTTGATATCGCATACTTTGATTTTGCAGTTTTTAATAAATCTTCTGCAGTTTGAACGACTAATGAAACTGGCTTCCAGCACTCATCTCCAACAACTATTGCTCCATCAATTTTTCCATTTTCTAATAAGTATTTTAGAAAAGCGGTTACAACTCCTCCATCTTGGCCTTCAATATCACTTTTTCCATAGTAATATTCTTCCTTAAACTTCTCTCTGATTTTTATTTGGTATTTTCCTGATGATACTCTTGGACAAACATCATAACACATTCCATGTCCTTTTCTTAAACATTCCTCCTCAATATATGGTTTTTCATCAAATTTTATTATATTGTTTGGACATACAACTTCACAAGTTCCACACCTTGCACAGATACCACTATCAACTATCTCATTTAACTTCCATTCATACATTAATCTCACCTTTTGTAATATGTGAATAATTTATTCACACTTTAATTTTAGATACATCTGCATATATAAAACTTACTATCAATATAGTGGTGATATGTAATGTTTTGCAGTCAAAATTACAAATTTGGAGTTATTCCCAAAAAGGATGGATACACAATAAGATTATCTTTAAAGCCAGGTTATTTAACATCTGAACAATTAGATGCTATAAGTTATATTGCAAAAAATTTTGGTGAAAATAAAATTCATATCACAACAAGACAAGGTATTGAGTTAAAGATAAAGTTTGAATACTTAGAAGATGCTGAAAGAATATTAAATAAAGTTGGAATAAAGTTAGGTTCAACAGGTAGGAGGATTAGGCAGATAGTTGCATGTACTGGAACTGAATGTCCAAATTCTATTGGAGACTCTATAAAATTGGCAAGAATTATTCATGATGAGTTTGAAGGAATTTGGGTTCCAAAAAAGTTGAAAATAAATGTAAGTGGATGCCCAAATGATTGTACTCATTACCAATTTTGTGATATTGGCATTTGTTTTAAATATATTTTAGAAATTAATAAAAAAGAATGCAAAGAATGTGGAAAATGTAGAGGTTTTTGTGAAATAGATGCAATAGATTGGGTAAATAAAATTATAAAAGAAAATTGCATTGGAATGGGAGAATGTCTCAAACTCTGCAATGCTATATATATTAAAGATAGAGTTATATCAATATTCATTGGTGGAAAAGGAGGAAAGTTTCCAAAAAAAGGAAAATTCTTAATAAATGTTAAAAAAGAGGATGATGTTATAGAAGTTATTGACTTTATAATTGGATTATATTCAAAGTATGGAAAAGGTAGAATGTATGATTTTGTTAAAAATTTAGGAATTGAAAAAATTAAAAAAAGATTAAAAGATGAGATTTTAATTAGGTGATAAATTGGATAATCTCATAGTAGCAAGGATGCAGAAATTTACTATTGAGGATTTAATGAGATGTATTTTAGGATTACAGGAAATTGAAATTAGAATTTATTTTGAACTTTTGGATATGAAAGAAGCAACAGTAATGGAAATTGCTGAAAGAGTAGATAGAGATAGAACAACAGTTCAAAAAGCATTGAGAAGTTTAATGAATTGTGGATTGGTTGAGAGGGAAAAAATAACAGAAAAGAGTGGATTTAAATATATATATAGACCAGTTGAATTTAAAGAAGTTAAAGAAAAGATGGAAAAACTTTTGGATGAGTGGTATTTAAGTGTCAAAGATTGGCTAAAAAAATTTTAGTTTTCCAAATATTACGGTGATTTGTATGTATTATATAATGCTTTTATTTGAGTGCGTCAAAACTTCTCTATATTATACGATAAAAATATCTATTGTTGTATTATTAACGATGTTTATTGTAAATTACATTATGAATATTGGAGCAATGAACAAACTAAGTGAATATTTATTTCCATTTTTAAAGAAGTTAAATATAAATTCTATTTCAATCTCTTCAATATTAGCGTGTTTTTTTAGTCCTACAGTTGGCTATTCTATTTTAGCAGAAGGTTTAAAAGAGAATAAAATAACTGAGAAAGAACTTATAGGAACTTCTTTGGCAAATTCATTTCCATCGGTTTTATCACATATATTTACTTTTTTTATTCCCGTAGTTATTCCAATATTAGGATGGACAGGAGTATTGTTTATATTAATTAGATTGGGAGTAGCATTTACAAAAACAATAATTGGATTTTTATATCTTTTTTCAATCTCAAAAAATGATTTTTATGAAGTTCCAAAAATTAATAAGTTGAATAAAAAAGAGAATTTAAAAAAATCACTAACAAAAACATTAAAATTTTCTAAGAGATTTATACCGACAATGTTTTTTATGATGACTTTGGTTTTATATCTATACAAAGTTGGTTTCTTTAACTATATTGAAAAATTAATCCAGCCAATAATAAGTGTATTAAATTTAAATCCGAATGTTGGAATATTAGCCTTAACTGAGGTCTTAAATGTTCAAGCCGCAATAGTTATGGCAGGAGGTTTTTTAAATGAAAATATTTTAAGTTCAAAGGAGGTTCTAATTGGATTAATTATTGGAAATGTATTAACATTTTCAACAAGATATGTAAAACACTCTTTGCCACTACATGTTTCATTGTTTGGAGCCAAGTTAGGAACTAAAATAGTTATGATCAATGCAATAATTACCCTAATTTTGGATATTTTTATAATATTTGGATTACTATTAGTGTGAGACATATTATAAATTTTCATAATAAATCATATTCAGCAAGAAAATTTCCCAGGATTCGATAATATTAAATCGTAAAAAATAGAAAATTTTTATTATAATCTATTACGATTTTTAGGATATTTAATATTACTATAATATTTTTTAGATATTTTTCATATTTTATAATATTGAATTGAAAATTTACCGGGGGTCAGTATTACTTTTAAAAAGTATGAGAATATGGAGATTTATAAATTCAGTATGTAATAAAGGATTTTCTGCCCTTTTTTAAGCCTATAAGATTTACAACTATATCAAAGAATTTAAATTTATGATATATATTCGTAATATTATCCTTATAGATTTTCATATAAACATATTATTCATTCTCGGGATTTGATAATATCATATCATAAGAAAATTCTGTTTTTTATTATAATAATATTATGATTTTAGAATTTATCATATTATTATAATATTTTTTTGATATTTTTATGATTTTGTAATATTCAGATAGAGATTTTCCCGAGGGTCAGTATTACTTTTAAAAAAGATGTGAATATATAAATCTATAAATATTTTATATTATTAAAAATTTTAAATATTTTTATCCCCTTTGGGGCCTGATTTTATACCCATAGGGCTCCGCCCTATTGCTATACTCCCTATGCATCGCTTCTTAAAAGAAGCAATGCCTCTTTTTATTTCCCCCTTTGGGGCTTGATTTTAAACCAGAAAGATTAGGATTAAGCGATGAATTAAAACAAATTGTTTCCATCCCCTTTGGGGCGTGATTTTAGACAGGACACAATTTGAAGAGATAATTTTCTAAAATTACTTTATTATACTTCTTTATATAGGGGTTATAGTTCGGAGGGTCAATAACTGCTATTATTTATATACCTCCGAACTTATATATAAATTTTTCTATTTTTATTTATTTGCTTAAAAATCCTTAAAATTTTTAATATTAACCTAATTATCGGGGAAAATTGAAGATAGAAACAATTAAGTAAAATCTCCAAAAAATCTTAATAATTTAATAAAATTAAATATTAAAATTAATCAAAACAGGCGACCCTTCGAAATTTGATAAAAATCCTCTAAATTAAAAAATAAAAATTTTTAGCGAGAGAGGTGATAATAAATAAAGACTAATTTATGGGAGGTATATAGAAGGCAGAGCCCTCTCTATGCTTTAAATATAAATTTAAATACTCCTTTTTGGACATGTAATCTATTTTCTGCCTCATCATAGACAACTGAATGCACCCCATCAATTACATCGTCAGTTATTTCATAACCTCTATTTGCTGGAAGACAGTGCATAACAATTACATCCTTTTTGGCATACTCTAATAATTTATTATTTATTTGGAATGGAGGAAATACTTTTAAAACTTCCTCTTTATTTTTCTCATCACCCATACTTACCCAAACATCAGTATATAACACATCAGCATCTTTTGCAGCATCTATTGGATCGTTAGTTAAAGTTAAAGAACCTTCTCCATACTCTTCAATAATTTCTTTTGCCTTTAACACTACCTTGGCATTTGGCTCATAACCTTTTGGTGTTCCCACATATATATCCATTCCTACTAAGGCAGAACCTAAAATTAAAGAATTACATACATTGTTGCCATCTCCCAAATAAGCAATTTTTAATCCTTTAAATTTTCCCTTATATTCTTTTATTGTCATTAAATCAGCCAATATCTGACAGGGATGAGCCATATCACTTAGTGCATTTATAACTGGAACTGAGGAATACTTCGCCATCTCCTCTAAATCTCTATGCCTATAAACTCTTGCCACAATTGCATCTACATATCTACTCATAACCCTTGCAGTATCTTTTATTGACTCCTTTTTACCCAAGTGTATCTCATTTTGATTCATTATTAAAGGATGACCTCCTAACTCATAAACAGCAATATCAAAACTCATTCTTGTTCTTGTTGAGGGTTTTTCAAATAATATTGCTACACTCTTACCATCTAAAACTTTTTCGTGTTTTCTTCTATTTTTTTT
This Methanocaldococcus sp. DNA region includes the following protein-coding sequences:
- the fsr gene encoding coenzyme F420-dependent sulfite reductase: MYEWKLNEIVDSGICARCGTCEVVCPNNIIKFDEKPYIEEECLRKGHGMCYDVCPRVSSGKYQIKIREKFKEEYYYGKSDIEGQDGGVVTAFLKYLLENGKIDGAIVVGDECWKPVSLVVQTAEDLLKTAKSKYAISTLDALRKAGEMGLERVAVVGLPCQINGLRKLQYFPYLAKYDGELGRNGKPVKLPKIEYLIGLFCTEKFEYNNMKEVLAKHNIEIEKVEKFDIKKGKLFIYIDGEKKEIDLKEFEICPGCKICRDFDAELADVSVGCVGSPDGYSTVIIRTKKGEEIKNAVELKEGVNLEEIEKLGKLKLKRFKKEVERRRENNEYISFYWTSDYGGIGKRSDGTYFIRIRAKPGGWYSIDEIREVLNIAEKYNAKIKITDRSAYELHGISGFDVEDAVLDLTNKGFITGSEGPLVRATLACPGGGNCSSGLVDTFELCKIIEDKFKERPAPYKFKIAISGCPNGCVRPQVHDIGIAGVKFPAVDEKKCNGCGRCFEVCKVEAIYIRGETSYTNYNVCIGCGKCIKACPNEARDVKEEGFMVYVGGKTGREVVEGISMKMNSVDEIINLIDKVLVVYNKYAIKPQRERLAAVMKRVGQETFLKEVMKLMKKES
- a CDS encoding helix-turn-helix domain-containing protein; this encodes MDNLIVARMQKFTIEDLMRCILGLQEIEIRIYFELLDMKEATVMEIAERVDRDRTTVQKALRSLMNCGLVEREKITEKSGFKYIYRPVEFKEVKEKMEKLLDEWYLSVKDWLKKF
- a CDS encoding nucleoside recognition domain-containing protein, whose translation is MYYIMLLFECVKTSLYYTIKISIVVLLTMFIVNYIMNIGAMNKLSEYLFPFLKKLNINSISISSILACFFSPTVGYSILAEGLKENKITEKELIGTSLANSFPSVLSHIFTFFIPVVIPILGWTGVLFILIRLGVAFTKTIIGFLYLFSISKNDFYEVPKINKLNKKENLKKSLTKTLKFSKRFIPTMFFMMTLVLYLYKVGFFNYIEKLIQPIISVLNLNPNVGILALTEVLNVQAAIVMAGGFLNENILSSKEVLIGLIIGNVLTFSTRYVKHSLPLHVSLFGAKLGTKIVMINAIITLILDIFIIFGLLLV
- the argF gene encoding ornithine carbamoyltransferase, giving the protein MHLLDLDCLSREDVLKIIDYGIYFKKNRRKHEKVLDGKSVAILFEKPSTRTRMSFDIAVYELGGHPLIMNQNEIHLGKKESIKDTARVMSRYVDAIVARVYRHRDLEEMAKYSSVPVINALSDMAHPCQILADLMTIKEYKGKFKGLKIAYLGDGNNVCNSLILGSALVGMDIYVGTPKGYEPNAKVVLKAKEIIEEYGEGSLTLTNDPIDAAKDADVLYTDVWVSMGDEKNKEEVLKVFPPFQINNKLLEYAKKDVIVMHCLPANRGYEITDDVIDGVHSVVYDEAENRLHVQKGVFKFIFKA